From Methanosarcina lacustris Z-7289, one genomic window encodes:
- the crcB gene encoding fluoride efflux transporter CrcB, which yields MPSPDKEMDKILLIGAGGFLGAICRFLLCELVEGQLGILSVNVLGSFMLGMIMYDTEYLGFIGPKGKIAFGTGFMGAFTTFSTFAVQSFSMPFLPALENVSANLFLTLTGVFFGRSVIKALSSREI from the coding sequence ATGCCCTCTCCAGATAAAGAAATGGATAAGATTTTATTAATAGGAGCCGGCGGATTTCTAGGAGCTATTTGCCGATTTTTGCTCTGCGAGCTTGTGGAAGGGCAACTTGGAATCCTCTCTGTAAACGTCCTCGGGAGTTTCATGCTCGGTATGATAATGTATGACACTGAGTATCTGGGCTTCATAGGCCCTAAAGGAAAGATCGCATTCGGAACAGGGTTTATGGGAGCATTTACAACCTTTTCCACATTTGCAGTCCAGTCTTTCAGCATGCCTTTTCTTCCTGCCCTTGAAAACGTCAGCGCCAATCTCTTTCTGACCCTTACGGGGGTATTCTTCGGCAGGAGCGTTATAAAAGCCCTCTCAAGCAGGGAGATCTAA
- a CDS encoding DUF167 domain-containing protein yields MSFEEAIKALDSGIIIDIEVTPGSRSLSVPSGYNEWRRRIEVKLTKNAQKGKANEQLVESFAELIGVSSSEILITSGATSSKKSLLIKGISYQRAVSVFGAHLKG; encoded by the coding sequence ATGTCCTTCGAAGAGGCAATAAAAGCTCTGGATTCCGGAATTATTATTGATATCGAAGTTACCCCGGGTTCCAGGTCGCTTTCTGTTCCAAGCGGTTATAATGAATGGCGCAGGAGAATAGAAGTAAAACTTACCAAAAACGCCCAGAAAGGAAAGGCAAACGAACAACTTGTTGAGAGCTTTGCCGAACTCATCGGGGTCAGCAGTTCGGAGATCCTTATAACCAGCGGAGCTACAAGCAGCAAGAAGTCCTTACTGATAAAAGGGATTTCCTATCAACGGGCAGTTTCGGTTTTTGGAGCCCATTTAAAAGGATAA
- a CDS encoding P-II family nitrogen regulator, with amino-acid sequence MAKMFKVEAIIKPLKMHQVKDALDEAGFPSLTIIDVKGRGQQKGIVQQWRGKEYCVDLLPKTKIEVVVAEDKVEEIIQLIQSTAYTGEIGDGKIFVIPIETVVRIRTGERNGDAL; translated from the coding sequence ATGGCTAAAATGTTCAAGGTCGAAGCGATCATAAAACCCCTGAAAATGCATCAGGTAAAGGATGCTCTGGATGAGGCCGGGTTCCCAAGCCTGACAATTATCGATGTTAAAGGGCGTGGTCAGCAAAAAGGGATCGTGCAGCAATGGAGAGGTAAAGAATACTGTGTGGACCTTCTTCCAAAAACCAAAATAGAGGTAGTTGTGGCGGAAGATAAAGTCGAAGAAATCATACAGTTGATCCAGAGCACGGCATATACGGGAGAAATAGGAGATGGAAAAATCTTCGTAATACCTATTGAAACCGTAGTCCGGATAAGAACCGGAGAACGGAATGGAGATGCCCTTTAA
- a CDS encoding amidohydrolase family protein yields the protein MYGTEQVIPGTIIAGPELDPIVGYICVKNGIITEIGEEHTYSTNIIAPGFVNAHTHLGDSVCKDPPLGKASGFRVKRDLESLVKPPDGLKHRILRETSYKTLIEYIKKSLLDMIGTGTCAFADFREGGVLGVAALNKALEGLELHSLIFGRPAELQSPLEVVLAEVRRVLLHSDGLGMSGANDLDMELLQEIIACTRDRKKLFAIHAGEKNRSDIEKALSLEPDLLIHLTHATKKDLDEVAQTKVPVVVCPRSNFVTGVGMAPITEMLEAGIRVAAGTDNVMLNSVNMFAEMEFMSKVFSIEDRQVFKICTLNGSFVMGPDSTGSIEKGNKANLMILNGNSNNLAGIKDPVSGITKRARPDDILAVLHS from the coding sequence ATGTACGGCACTGAACAGGTAATTCCCGGAACAATCATTGCAGGTCCCGAACTGGATCCCATAGTGGGGTACATCTGTGTAAAAAACGGGATTATCACGGAAATCGGGGAAGAACATACATATTCTACTAATATAATAGCTCCCGGTTTTGTCAATGCCCACACTCATCTCGGAGATTCAGTTTGCAAAGACCCTCCCCTGGGAAAAGCTTCCGGTTTTCGGGTCAAGAGAGACCTTGAATCCCTGGTAAAGCCGCCGGATGGATTAAAACACAGAATTCTCAGGGAAACTTCTTATAAAACACTTATCGAGTACATTAAAAAGTCTCTATTAGATATGATTGGGACAGGAACCTGTGCTTTTGCGGATTTTAGAGAAGGAGGTGTTTTGGGAGTTGCAGCCCTGAACAAAGCTCTTGAGGGGCTGGAACTGCATTCTCTTATATTTGGTAGACCTGCAGAACTCCAGTCACCTCTGGAAGTGGTGCTTGCCGAAGTAAGAAGGGTTTTATTGCATTCCGATGGACTTGGAATGAGCGGAGCAAATGATCTTGATATGGAACTCTTGCAGGAGATTATAGCCTGCACAAGAGATCGAAAAAAGCTCTTTGCAATCCATGCCGGGGAAAAGAACAGAAGTGATATTGAAAAAGCTCTATCTCTGGAGCCTGACCTGTTGATCCATCTAACGCACGCTACAAAAAAAGACCTTGATGAAGTAGCTCAGACGAAAGTCCCGGTTGTTGTCTGCCCGAGATCGAACTTCGTAACAGGAGTAGGAATGGCACCGATAACTGAAATGCTCGAGGCTGGAATCCGGGTAGCAGCAGGAACAGATAATGTAATGTTGAACTCTGTGAATATGTTTGCTGAAATGGAATTTATGTCAAAAGTCTTTTCGATCGAAGATAGGCAAGTATTTAAAATTTGCACACTTAATGGTTCTTTTGTAATGGGTCCAGATTCCACGGGTTCTATAGAAAAGGGGAATAAAGCTAATTTGATGATCCTGAATGGGAATTCAAATAATCTGGCAGGAATAAAGGATCCTGTAAGTGGAATCACAAAAAGGGCAAGACCCGACGATATATTAGCGGTACTTCATTCGTAA
- a CDS encoding DUF356 domain-containing protein, with product MKSFALVRADDSDKVKIALHDLERYGHIQFSATPKCIEPNYADELLVSVMGVSLKSKCNSAALVELNNHAGAAISRLKKIHPPAHIIIISPRHKMFEDLAGKFPKYPEFDRTFNHQKNPQNMELIPDKAESSNA from the coding sequence ATGAAATCATTCGCGTTAGTTCGGGCAGACGACTCGGATAAAGTCAAAATAGCATTACATGACCTGGAACGATACGGACATATTCAATTTTCAGCGACTCCTAAATGTATAGAACCAAACTATGCTGATGAGCTTCTTGTAAGTGTAATGGGCGTATCACTCAAGTCAAAATGCAACTCTGCAGCCCTTGTGGAGTTGAATAACCACGCTGGGGCGGCTATTAGCAGGTTGAAAAAAATTCACCCTCCTGCGCATATAATTATTATCAGTCCAAGGCATAAAATGTTTGAAGACCTGGCTGGCAAATTTCCAAAATATCCGGAATTTGATAGAACATTCAATCATCAAAAAAATCCGCAAAATATGGAGTTGATTCCGGATAAAGCAGAATCATCCAATGCATAA
- a CDS encoding YkgJ family cysteine cluster protein translates to MISVKNNPIETRLVEVREELKDLKSFPDSKFVGIIKELGFRCELCARCCTKEFNDHVFLLDSDLERIKQIDPDAVTPAPYYEFCDQKGRFYVSGYALKTKPDGSCVFLENKRCRIYERRPSICRVYPHMLHREADETGKVDWRQISGLNEHGSYNSEIDDSTCEAIAQETRAYEEAYLVQMIGFLEAVGVHFRKNDLKHVQRTYDRKMRDFLKGECELEVYVYCKGGFEMQKLRYGSDR, encoded by the coding sequence GTGATTTCCGTAAAAAATAATCCTATTGAAACCAGGCTTGTCGAAGTGCGAGAAGAACTTAAGGACTTAAAAAGCTTCCCGGACTCTAAATTTGTCGGCATAATCAAAGAACTGGGATTCAGATGTGAACTCTGTGCCCGCTGCTGCACTAAAGAGTTTAACGACCATGTATTTCTGCTTGATTCAGACCTGGAAAGAATAAAGCAAATAGATCCGGATGCCGTAACTCCTGCCCCTTATTACGAATTTTGTGACCAGAAAGGCAGGTTCTATGTTTCCGGTTATGCCCTGAAAACAAAACCAGATGGTTCCTGCGTTTTCCTGGAAAATAAGAGGTGCAGGATTTATGAGCGCCGTCCTTCAATCTGCAGGGTATATCCCCATATGCTGCACAGGGAAGCCGATGAAACCGGAAAAGTAGACTGGCGGCAGATAAGCGGCTTAAACGAGCATGGAAGCTATAATTCTGAAATCGACGACTCGACATGTGAAGCAATTGCACAGGAAACCAGGGCGTATGAAGAAGCTTACCTGGTGCAGATGATTGGTTTTCTCGAAGCTGTGGGGGTTCACTTCAGGAAGAACGACTTAAAACATGTTCAGAGGACCTATGACCGCAAAATGAGGGACTTTCTCAAAGGTGAATGCGAACTGGAAGTTTATGTATACTGCAAAGGCGGGTTTGAAATGCAAAAACTCAGGTATGGATCCGACAGGTAA
- a CDS encoding glutamate-5-semialdehyde dehydrogenase, which yields MAEDIETKVIKAKKASIELSDVSEEVKNRALEAMAEALDKERKTILKANLKDLEYAAGLKKAGKLTQALVDRLKVTDSKVDGMIAGIRDVIRLKDPVGDTLSTLELDNDLILYQVSCPIGLIGVIFESRPDVVPQVMSLCLKSGNATIFKGGSEARESNRTIFEILVKAIESTEGMPKGAFQLMETREEIMSLLSLDAYVDLLIPRGSNEFVKFIQDNTKIPVLGHTSGICHIYVDEFADMDTAWKVCFDAKVQYPAVCNAIETLLVNRRIAEAFLPKMAEMYIGAGVELRCDEDSYSLLAKQGFSSLSKATEEDWSLEYNDLILSIKLVDTIKEAIGHVNTFGSHHTDGIITENASRRKEFIGLVDSASVMVNTSTRFADGYRYGKGAEVGISTNKIHSRGPVGMEGLLIYKYILMGKGQVVADYAGENAKPYTHRKLDLKFKDVN from the coding sequence ATGGCTGAAGATATTGAAACTAAAGTGATTAAGGCAAAAAAAGCTTCAATTGAGCTTTCCGATGTAAGCGAAGAGGTAAAAAACAGGGCGCTTGAAGCTATGGCAGAAGCCCTGGATAAGGAAAGAAAAACTATCCTCAAGGCAAATTTAAAGGACCTTGAATATGCAGCCGGACTAAAAAAAGCCGGGAAGCTCACGCAGGCCCTTGTGGACCGGCTTAAGGTTACGGACTCAAAGGTCGACGGGATGATCGCAGGAATCAGGGACGTAATACGGCTCAAAGACCCTGTGGGGGATACTCTTTCCACACTCGAGCTGGACAATGACCTGATCCTCTATCAGGTTAGCTGCCCTATCGGGCTGATAGGAGTAATTTTTGAATCCCGGCCTGACGTCGTGCCCCAGGTAATGTCCCTTTGTCTAAAGAGCGGAAATGCAACGATTTTCAAAGGCGGAAGTGAAGCCAGGGAGTCAAACCGCACAATTTTTGAAATTCTTGTAAAAGCCATAGAATCCACAGAGGGAATGCCGAAAGGAGCCTTCCAGCTAATGGAAACCAGAGAAGAGATCATGAGCCTTCTAAGTCTTGATGCATATGTCGATCTCCTGATTCCCAGAGGCTCCAATGAGTTTGTCAAGTTCATTCAGGATAATACAAAAATCCCGGTACTCGGACACACAAGCGGGATCTGCCATATCTATGTGGATGAGTTTGCAGACATGGACACAGCCTGGAAGGTCTGTTTTGATGCCAAGGTCCAGTACCCTGCAGTATGCAACGCCATTGAAACTCTTCTTGTAAACCGCAGGATTGCGGAAGCTTTCCTTCCGAAGATGGCAGAAATGTATATTGGGGCAGGGGTTGAACTGCGCTGTGACGAGGACAGCTATTCTCTGCTTGCAAAACAGGGATTTTCTTCTCTCTCGAAGGCTACCGAAGAGGACTGGAGCCTCGAATATAACGACCTTATCCTTTCAATAAAACTCGTAGATACCATAAAGGAGGCAATTGGCCATGTAAACACCTTCGGCTCCCACCACACCGATGGAATAATCACAGAAAACGCTTCCCGGAGGAAAGAGTTCATAGGCCTTGTTGACTCTGCAAGCGTTATGGTGAATACCTCTACCCGTTTTGCAGACGGCTACCGTTATGGAAAAGGCGCCGAGGTAGGGATCAGTACGAACAAGATTCACTCCCGTGGACCTGTTGGCATGGAAGGGCTGCTGATTTACAAGTATATTCTCATGGGCAAAGGCCAGGTTGTTGCCGACTATGCAGGAGAAAACGCAAAACCCTATACCCACAGGAAGCTTGACCTTAAGTTTAAGGATGTGAATTAA
- a CDS encoding universal stress protein — protein MTSEFYRNIVIATDGSENTRKAISYGIEIAKLSGATVHALYVVDTSSFSSIPMDAGWESMYEILKNEGAKAISEVKKQGGIAGVDVREVLEEGHPSSSILEFAETNNVDLIVMGTLGKTGLDRFLLGSVAEKVVRSSKIPVMVVHSGKTN, from the coding sequence ATGACGAGCGAATTTTACCGGAACATAGTAATTGCAACAGACGGATCTGAGAATACCCGGAAGGCAATTTCTTACGGAATTGAGATTGCAAAACTCAGTGGGGCCACGGTTCACGCACTTTACGTAGTGGATACATCTTCTTTTTCGTCAATACCAATGGATGCCGGATGGGAATCGATGTACGAAATCCTGAAGAACGAGGGGGCAAAAGCAATCTCTGAAGTGAAGAAACAAGGAGGGATTGCAGGTGTAGATGTAAGGGAGGTACTCGAGGAAGGGCACCCGAGCAGTTCGATTCTCGAGTTCGCAGAGACTAACAATGTTGACCTGATAGTTATGGGGACACTTGGAAAAACCGGACTTGACAGATTCCTCCTGGGAAGCGTTGCAGAAAAGGTAGTGAGAAGCTCTAAAATTCCGGTAATGGTCGTCCATAGTGGAAAAACAAATTAA
- a CDS encoding toprim domain-containing protein encodes MTDIEIYRKRLERIEELLSELSEHSEKGALIIVEGKRDILSMKRLGIEGNFELATHHSLFNFSERIAQLGCEVIVLTDWDRRGNLLAAKLSEYFGNFGIKPELQIRNKLKLITQKEIKDVESLYTYVSKLRSKTGSSYDQEYGT; translated from the coding sequence GTGACTGATATTGAAATCTACAGAAAACGGCTGGAAAGAATTGAAGAGCTGCTCTCAGAACTGTCAGAACATTCTGAAAAAGGGGCATTGATTATTGTTGAAGGAAAAAGAGATATTCTTTCCATGAAGCGACTCGGCATTGAAGGCAACTTTGAGCTTGCAACCCATCACTCTCTATTTAATTTTTCAGAGAGGATCGCACAACTCGGCTGTGAGGTAATCGTACTTACGGACTGGGACCGGAGAGGGAACCTGCTTGCAGCCAAACTTTCAGAATACTTTGGTAACTTTGGGATAAAGCCTGAACTCCAGATCAGGAATAAACTGAAGCTAATAACGCAGAAAGAAATTAAAGATGTCGAAAGCCTGTATACTTACGTTTCCAAGCTAAGGTCAAAGACCGGCTCATCTTACGACCAGGAATATGGAACATGA
- the proB gene encoding glutamate 5-kinase, with amino-acid sequence MTDREQFSHDLNKIVIKIGTSSLTRKGCDHTKENCNIDPLFMESIAAQVSELRKQGKEVIIVSSGAIGVGLNELGIDPKPREIPIRQAAAAVGQSILMQDWIRAFSMYGMKVAQILLTYEFYSDRVTYLNLRNSISTLLEYGVVPIINENDCTCTNEIEAIFGDNDKLSAMVASKIDADILIILSDIDGLFDKNPKTHSDARLLTLVKKITPEIESYGGDPTSFKGVGGMRTKIKAAKICSMAGCYVVIANSEIEDVILKILSGEEIGTLFLAERHIQKNRARWIILSRDSGTVRVDAGAKAAVMGKNSLLPAGIVDVEGTFDRGDVVKLECEGRVFAKGITDYTSEELIKIKGVHTDQIENILGYNNYDNVIKKENIGILEKLN; translated from the coding sequence TTGACAGATAGAGAGCAATTCTCCCACGATTTAAATAAAATCGTTATTAAGATTGGAACTTCTTCGCTCACCAGAAAAGGCTGCGACCATACAAAGGAAAACTGCAACATTGACCCGCTCTTCATGGAAAGCATCGCAGCTCAGGTATCCGAGCTTCGAAAACAGGGAAAAGAAGTAATCATTGTAAGTTCGGGAGCGATAGGTGTCGGGCTTAACGAGCTGGGTATAGACCCTAAACCCCGTGAGATCCCTATAAGGCAGGCAGCTGCAGCTGTGGGGCAGAGTATACTGATGCAGGACTGGATCAGGGCTTTTTCCATGTACGGGATGAAAGTAGCCCAGATACTTCTGACCTACGAATTCTATTCCGATCGCGTAACCTACCTTAACCTGAGAAACAGCATTTCAACCCTTCTGGAGTATGGGGTCGTCCCGATAATAAACGAAAACGACTGTACCTGTACAAACGAGATTGAAGCAATCTTCGGGGACAATGACAAACTCTCTGCAATGGTTGCAAGCAAAATTGATGCCGACATCCTGATCATCCTTTCAGATATTGACGGTCTCTTTGACAAAAACCCAAAAACGCATAGTGATGCAAGACTTCTGACCCTTGTAAAAAAGATCACACCTGAAATAGAGAGCTACGGAGGAGATCCTACGAGCTTCAAGGGTGTAGGGGGAATGCGGACCAAGATAAAAGCTGCAAAGATCTGCAGCATGGCAGGCTGCTATGTCGTAATCGCAAACAGTGAAATAGAGGATGTTATCCTGAAGATTCTTTCCGGAGAAGAGATCGGAACTCTCTTCCTTGCTGAGAGACATATTCAGAAAAACCGCGCCCGCTGGATTATTCTTTCCAGAGATTCAGGTACTGTCCGTGTGGACGCCGGGGCGAAAGCTGCAGTTATGGGAAAAAACAGTCTCCTTCCGGCAGGCATTGTGGATGTTGAGGGAACTTTTGATAGGGGAGACGTCGTGAAGCTCGAGTGTGAAGGCAGGGTCTTTGCAAAAGGAATTACAGACTATACCTCCGAAGAACTTATCAAAATCAAAGGAGTCCACACAGATCAGATTGAAAATATACTGGGCTATAATAATTATGATAATGTAATTAAGAAAGAAAATATCGGCATACTGGAAAAGTTGAACTAA
- a CDS encoding CBS domain-containing protein, with protein sequence MPKNIFIEDIMVRDVACATLPGSRDEVLKILKNKHISGVPVLKDSKVVGVVTRTNLLQNPEEEQLALLMTRDPITISPGSDLQTAARLLLQHDVRRLPVVDNGKLVGLVTVADVVGTIADMNIDIPIKDYVETEVVAIYSETPLPVVARIMELAGVKAVPVLDASLELTGIISDRDIISASVIEDSVEMSDMSAGQDDDAWTWESMRDTMSIYYSVSRIKVPNLIGSDIMIREPITATYISSVSDCARKMKRNRIDQIPIINSNRKLQGLLRDHDLLKPLIESE encoded by the coding sequence ATGCCAAAAAACATCTTCATAGAAGATATTATGGTAAGGGACGTAGCATGCGCAACCCTGCCAGGTTCCAGGGACGAAGTTCTTAAAATTCTTAAGAACAAACATATCTCGGGGGTCCCGGTACTCAAGGATTCCAAAGTTGTAGGAGTCGTGACCCGGACAAACCTGTTACAAAACCCTGAAGAAGAACAGCTGGCGCTTCTTATGACACGAGACCCGATAACCATATCCCCTGGATCAGACCTGCAGACGGCTGCACGCCTGCTTCTGCAGCATGATGTCAGAAGACTTCCAGTCGTCGATAATGGAAAACTCGTGGGGCTTGTTACGGTTGCAGATGTCGTGGGTACAATTGCGGATATGAATATTGATATTCCTATCAAGGACTATGTGGAAACGGAAGTAGTTGCAATCTACAGTGAAACCCCTTTGCCTGTTGTAGCCAGGATTATGGAACTTGCCGGTGTCAAGGCTGTGCCCGTGCTTGATGCTTCCCTGGAACTCACAGGGATTATCTCGGACCGGGACATTATCTCTGCAAGCGTTATTGAAGACAGTGTGGAGATGTCGGATATGTCTGCAGGTCAGGATGATGATGCGTGGACCTGGGAATCAATGCGGGATACCATGAGCATCTACTACAGCGTATCCAGGATTAAGGTCCCGAATCTGATTGGAAGCGACATCATGATCCGGGAGCCGATCACAGCTACTTATATTTCATCTGTCAGTGACTGTGCAAGAAAAATGAAACGTAACAGGATTGACCAGATACCAATCATTAATTCAAATCGCAAGCTTCAGGGCCTCTTAAGAGACCACGATCTCCTGAAGCCCCTGATCGAATCGGAATAA
- the crcB gene encoding fluoride efflux transporter CrcB has translation MFPVSSIGELFLIGTGGFIGASLRYTVSSRVPKIQNIPAGTLTVNLLGSIVLALLTFSSEPKSMVYLVNIGILGSFTTFSTFAYETFKLLEDGQTVSFFLNIFLNVVLCLLGVSIAYLALML, from the coding sequence ATGTTCCCTGTTTCGAGCATCGGAGAACTCTTTTTGATAGGCACTGGAGGTTTTATAGGGGCATCTCTCCGCTATACGGTGTCAAGCCGCGTGCCAAAAATCCAGAATATCCCGGCAGGGACCCTTACAGTAAACCTTCTGGGCAGCATAGTGCTTGCTCTCCTTACTTTTTCCTCGGAACCAAAATCCATGGTATATCTGGTAAACATAGGTATTCTTGGCTCCTTTACAACCTTCTCCACCTTTGCCTATGAAACTTTCAAGCTGCTTGAGGACGGGCAAACCGTTTCATTTTTCCTGAATATCTTTTTAAATGTTGTGCTCTGCCTCCTGGGAGTTAGCATCGCATATCTTGCCCTCATGCTTTAA
- a CDS encoding DUF5350 domain-containing protein, with amino-acid sequence MGKTGSIDWVKVKGRKGRVIKVQRSKAQKAHPGPSQRFTSSGHKRRFIRRSAKALVK; translated from the coding sequence ATGGGCAAAACCGGCAGCATTGATTGGGTAAAAGTAAAAGGCAGAAAAGGCAGAGTAATCAAGGTTCAGAGATCGAAAGCTCAAAAAGCACATCCCGGACCTTCACAGCGTTTCACCTCTTCAGGTCACAAGAGGCGCTTCATAAGAAGATCTGCAAAAGCCCTTGTAAAGTGA
- a CDS encoding 2,5-diamino-6-(ribosylamino)-4(3H)-pyrimidinone 5'-phosphate reductase produces the protein MDRPFIFINSAMSADGKLSTKERKQVKISGKLDFERVDELRAQADAIMVGIGTVLADDPSLTVKSPERKAARKIAGKNENPVRIIVDSAARIPLDADIFKKGEGLRIIAVSNSAPAEKIKSLGEKALVIKTGDLKVDLGGLVAKLKEMGINTLMVEGGATLNWGMLSVGLVDEVYTFVGNLIIGGKTAPTFVDGEGFTEAELSGLELLSAEKIEEGILLRWKVKGKIN, from the coding sequence ATGGATAGGCCCTTTATTTTTATAAACTCTGCTATGTCAGCTGATGGCAAGCTCTCAACAAAAGAGAGAAAGCAGGTAAAGATCTCCGGAAAACTCGATTTTGAGAGAGTGGATGAACTCAGAGCTCAGGCAGATGCAATCATGGTAGGGATAGGGACCGTACTTGCCGATGATCCCAGCCTGACTGTAAAATCTCCGGAAAGGAAAGCTGCCAGAAAAATCGCCGGAAAAAACGAAAATCCGGTAAGGATTATCGTGGACAGTGCTGCAAGAATTCCTCTGGATGCCGATATATTCAAAAAAGGAGAAGGGCTCAGGATAATTGCTGTTTCAAATTCAGCCCCTGCAGAAAAAATCAAAAGCCTGGGAGAAAAAGCTCTGGTCATTAAAACAGGAGACCTTAAAGTTGACCTTGGGGGGCTTGTGGCAAAATTAAAGGAAATGGGCATAAACACACTCATGGTTGAAGGAGGCGCGACCCTGAACTGGGGCATGCTCTCCGTAGGCCTTGTTGATGAGGTCTACACTTTCGTTGGAAACCTTATCATAGGAGGAAAAACAGCCCCGACTTTTGTGGATGGGGAAGGTTTCACGGAAGCCGAACTCTCCGGACTTGAATTGCTTTCGGCTGAAAAAATTGAAGAAGGGATACTTCTTAGGTGGAAGGTCAAAGGGAAAATAAACTGA
- the proC gene encoding pyrroline-5-carboxylate reductase yields the protein MTDKKIGFIGAGKMGSALMQGIIKAGIVKPENVGASDVYEPFLKELQAKLGIRVSTDNAVIVRDSDILILAVKPQTLGSVLANMKNDITSEKLLISIAAGVPLSTYEDALLKGTRVVRVMPNIAATVSEAASGISPGKNATPEDLKAALEIFSAVGTAVQLPESLMDAVTGLSGSGPAFIFPVIEAMADGAVLEGMDRKSALTLAAQTVLGAAKMVLETGMHPGELKDMVTSPAGTTIQGVHALEEAGIRAAFMNAVIRASERSKELGKK from the coding sequence ATGACAGATAAAAAAATAGGATTCATCGGGGCAGGGAAAATGGGCTCTGCTCTCATGCAGGGCATCATTAAAGCCGGAATCGTAAAGCCTGAAAATGTCGGTGCAAGTGATGTATACGAGCCATTTTTGAAAGAGCTGCAAGCAAAGCTGGGAATCCGGGTGTCAACTGACAACGCTGTTATCGTCCGGGATTCGGATATTCTTATCCTTGCAGTAAAGCCCCAGACCCTGGGCTCGGTGCTCGCAAATATGAAGAATGATATAACTTCTGAAAAACTCTTGATATCAATTGCTGCAGGAGTACCTCTTTCCACCTACGAAGATGCTCTCCTCAAAGGTACCAGGGTTGTGCGCGTGATGCCAAACATAGCAGCGACAGTTTCTGAAGCTGCTTCAGGGATTTCTCCTGGAAAGAATGCCACTCCCGAAGACCTGAAGGCTGCCCTCGAGATATTTTCTGCGGTTGGTACAGCAGTCCAGTTGCCGGAATCTCTTATGGATGCGGTTACAGGACTTTCGGGCAGCGGGCCTGCGTTCATTTTTCCGGTTATTGAAGCAATGGCTGATGGAGCTGTCCTTGAGGGGATGGACAGAAAGAGCGCACTTACTCTTGCAGCCCAGACTGTGCTAGGAGCCGCAAAAATGGTGCTTGAAACAGGCATGCACCCCGGAGAACTCAAAGATATGGTTACATCTCCTGCCGGAACTACCATTCAGGGGGTTCACGCCCTTGAAGAAGCCGGAATCAGAGCTGCTTTTATGAATGCTGTTATAAGGGCAAGTGAGCGCTCAAAGGAACTCGGAAAAAAATAA
- a CDS encoding peroxiredoxin, which translates to MRMPLIGDDAPSFTAVTTQGTINFPEDYKGKWVILFSHPADFTPVCTTEFMTFASMQEEFREMNTELIGLSIDSVFSHIAWLKRIEEKIEYKGMKNIEVKFPVIEDLRMDVAKKYGMIQPNASTTQAVRAVFIIDPEAKVRTILYYPQSTGRNMQEIKRIVIALQKNATEKVATPANWQPGDDVIIPPPNTMEGVKERLGTTEEGKRCLDWFICLKKDNQK; encoded by the coding sequence ATACGCATGCCTCTCATTGGAGATGATGCCCCTTCATTTACCGCAGTGACCACACAGGGAACGATCAATTTCCCCGAGGACTATAAAGGAAAATGGGTCATCCTGTTCAGTCACCCTGCAGACTTCACGCCTGTATGCACTACAGAATTCATGACCTTTGCCAGTATGCAGGAAGAATTCAGAGAAATGAACACCGAACTTATAGGGCTCTCCATAGACAGCGTTTTTTCCCATATTGCCTGGCTTAAGCGAATAGAAGAGAAAATCGAATATAAAGGGATGAAAAATATCGAGGTCAAATTTCCGGTGATAGAAGACCTTAGGATGGATGTTGCGAAAAAATATGGCATGATCCAGCCAAACGCCTCGACCACCCAGGCTGTAAGAGCCGTATTTATTATTGATCCGGAGGCAAAAGTCAGGACAATACTCTACTATCCTCAGTCAACCGGAAGGAATATGCAGGAGATCAAGAGGATCGTGATAGCCCTGCAGAAAAATGCAACAGAAAAAGTTGCAACCCCAGCTAACTGGCAGCCAGGAGATGACGTGATCATTCCACCTCCAAATACTATGGAAGGAGTGAAAGAAAGGCTTGGAACAACAGAAGAAGGTAAGCGCTGTCTTGACTGGTTTATCTGCCTGAAAAAAGATAACCAAAAATAA